The nucleotide window aattgttcaggttgttaaagaagctgcaattactcaggatttggatcagcaggtaccctttaaatatttttggactgaaacagtaacacaaggttaacttctggtaaaattgtactctcgttaaagctaaaaaatctgtcgagctgacaggcattttagataccggtgcagatgtgaccataatatctgtgagcagattggctgttagccctggtacctcaaatgcttttcagggttggtgtcatgctgtagcaatttaaagcaaggatctccttcatataagaggcccagaaaattgggtaacaagtattcatccatttatattaaaaacccctattgcattttggggtcataagtgtatgactcaatgaggaactcacaTTGgagcaaatttgtcttaatcgccactgtagcacaacccaccctgaaacccaccctgacactaacactcaccttgtaaaccgaatcgcctgtgtgtattgtcctgcaacaacttaaaactgttattaagtctttaaaagagttacagacactgttaggagccatacgttggatacagccgtcgtgggcctaactcatgatgatctgcatagcttatttggtattttgtgaaaagatccttcactgacatcacccaaagtacttacagagaaagcaaaccaagatcttcaccgtacaggtaacaagcatcgcaagtacactgcattcccccaggggacaagccatcgtagaaagaacacgctaaaccttgaaagtgcttttgcaaaaacaaaaggggggagagatcttggctccaggtcaaccatttgctctgctgtaaaacgcatgcattttttccaccagaatgccagagcaacacaaaaacggtttttttatcaagctaaaaacatcactgcaacttaccccgaataccagacagactccatctcttcaaaccttttaaacatctcccctgtgttacaggtgccaccagtattgtgtcgttttttcatcacagataccagatcgacaagaagtccagagcaaagctcaagtgttaacaaaaccctagaaaggggtaactgggaaggaccagttcctttaataacctggggaagaggtgatgctggtgtctgcacaggtctcatctccaatggtcaccgacagggtgtgtgcaaccacagctgagggtgagaggcagccagcactcgggatccagctgtgggtgcccctgtgctgacagtttgcggtctctttgactgatcttttaagcagaatgtctgagtaatgtttgctactgcaacaggacaaactacactacagttgccaattcttttaagagaaaatgctaacagtaattgcaactccttagtGAGATATATAGgtttactagtcacttgtgccaaatgtagtttagataaaatatagttattaataaggataagatgctgtaagaatgtgtgtattccactttctttgtttagtaatattaagaattaagagctcaagtatttaaccttatttagaaactcccttggttttccccctggagtactggccaggctccaggtggaacccaacaggaggatgaaatcagatgtttccgctcagagaaagttgcccgttattttggcctgttgctttaaaggctggacctgcttgcagcgacgctggatgcctcacctacggatggacgcatcacgtagggtttccagtttgtgaggaagggcactctgaattctcgctgcatccagggttccccagcgattgcggatctgaatgttagtaccgtattttccttactgtttatttttgtactatttagtcatatcccttaaatatggatagtgaaattagtctactctttttaattagaactattctaagtatgctgcgttttgaagtttgtctaacccttaactgatacagctctcaaacaagtcttgcaggtgccgcagcaaaacagagaaaggggagggctggaaggcatcggcctcacacagctcctgacaaacagctaagctctgatgaagaacaggcctcgtaagatagataagaaactgcagagttgtgccaaggtggcagggaaagatcaatcagacagtaggcattttgcctgggcttagcaactgctgccgacccatcccagacctgtttggtatgccatttgtactggtcattatggttggtataatcagacaatctggctgagatggcaagatgtgactccttcagcagtaccggtgaatagcactaggttttgtagtggtgtttatacaatgaatttacatcttgaagaaggaagagggtttaataatgatttgactaaaaggttaccaattattagatgtttttttgtatttacatggaataccagtttaaattgttattgtaatccttttaatggtgttaagttgtgtgtggaagtgttttatgagaacgatggactgaacaataaaaggggtctggatcactcaaaaacaaaaagggggatctgtggaatgcctgggaaacagcggacatgttatgagtgatccagactgagggcatcactgtaatcaggctgtagctgttgggaagaacagcggcaaggccgagaggatgagaaactgcgtgagtagcaaagaaataaggatgctgggctgtgggaaataagatgtttgcctaacagaagaactgcgtgtgaacaccgtaacgggaccaaccgtagagggcgtgaaggcttgtggacagtagtatagaaccaatcctagtttgtttgctttcatgtgattgctcttcgacagTATGTGGGgtgctttgtactcgataaggtaccttcgacagtttaaggcgcgctgtgttacagagtcgagctgccatagactttcttttacttgcccaggggcatggatgtaaagattttgatgggatgtgttgttttaatctatccgaccacagtcgattaattcaaaccaattaccatggatgaagcaacgtttacaaaaaacaccagTGGTTGTcagtccttgagacaaatggttacaatctgtgtttggtctgtccctatggctgcaaggtctgttacaagaaggattgcggtgctTAGGAATAgcactattgattgtagtaattattaaaatagcatatagttgtatgatgacaaatattagtgaatttatgcttgtgcagcctgcacaaaaagaaaaaaggggcaattgttggagaacggcttgcagagagcaaggccatgggtctctgcaggagctggtcacagccgcctgaggtaaacagaggaaaaaaccccgggtacagttatgcctagcaaaggactgttatgttaacaaagagagaaactgaggtacacaatggccttgatggtaaaaacaacctgaggaaacaaaggcaggccagaagagggacgatgctgtgacagatctgagatgccacaaggggccgggacattataatgtagcctgttacatgtgtccaatagatctgtgaggagtaggcatggttattgCAGAGGCTTGTATAAGGGGTGAtgtctttcaataaagctgaagcttgctcagtccttcacgttgaatcggctgcttgcttcctccgcccgccgcacaggGACACCACGCAATTTGCTCTTTGGAGGATACATTAACTTTAGCCCCTTTTTTACCCCAAGCTGTACATTGAGGGCGATCCTATGGGACAGGATTGCGTCCTAGCgtttaaaacacatctgttttccctctcggaaaggctgacggccttaggggccccctcgccgccgggcaccccccgcagaGGTTCCGACGCGGCAGCGGCTCGGCCCAGCAGCtcgccggggcctgcggggcgtCGCGAGGCCTTCGCCCGCGTCGCGACGCCCGGGCGTGCCTCTGTGACGCgtcgccgcgctccgggcgggctcctagcaacgccttttggcggcgggccgcgggccgccactcgcggcgccgagcccggccgcggcagcaGCGATGGAGCGCCGGAGCGAGCGCCGGGTgccggagagcgcggcggggccctccCGAGCCGCGGAGGtggggcggcaggaggggcggCGCGTGCTCactgcggccccggcggccggcagcggaggggcggcgccgggggcgggcgggcggggcggggccgggaggccggctgctgctgtcggcggggcgagggcggccggccggcggcccggccctcgTCCCTTGCCGGGCCGTGCCCACGGGCGCGggcaggtcgggtggccggggcGCCCCTGCGCGCCCCGCTCCGTGCAGCCGGCGCgttctgtgcccgagccttgttccgtgGGCGGCTTAGTTTGGCCAcacggctgggtttttttgtttgcttgggggttTTTAGAGAGATTAGATAGGGAAGTATTAAATCGTTCACTTCCAAAAacaatacggtcactgaaatcctcaagtaagattcagtgaacccatcttttaaaagaaaaacaactgtgttgtaattttttgctgccttgccgctctgcgtatctcacctgaaaacctgttccttgccacgttttcctcctgcaacataaagcctgtgccctgtgaatttccagggactgaatttgaaattgcgcctgccaacTGACTGTGGCCTGGCGTGTATCTGAATGCccgaatatctccccgctgaatgaattttgttttcggACCTGAATTCACTCGGGTTTATTGATCGGCTGGACAATCTTgttgccgttccagaagagtcctcgaaggaaaagatcaaggagtgtagaggaggatgaggagggtcacctGATCTGTCGGAGCGGAGACGTACTAAgcggaagatgtatagaacattcttcaaaatttattaacttttcagatagataagttcttttagcgTAAGATGTgaggggctttgcaaggcttttctttctgtgtctgggggtgggaattgtttttcttttctgtagaaatcaaatatatttattttttctttttccctttccctccccccccaccccccccatagtaaatgaagttaatgaacgtGGTAGaatgggatccctgtaaatgtgcctcgagagctgtccaataacagcTCTCAAACTAGGTATTTACAATTTAAAGCAGCACGGTCTAGAATAGCTTCGgggatagtacttagtgtttttgtgggttttatttttgtttgcttgtgtttttttaatagccgAGTAacttgcaacttttgtgactgaggtttttttctttatagatgaggttaTGGCTAGTTTGGGTGAAGGTacttttggaagagtagtggaatgcattgatcgcagagcgtaagtcttgacttaaatacgggtgatttttcttactgatgcTGTCACCGAGCGGGTCctgaagtgggcgccttcggattgtgtcaggttttacctttacttcctcatctgctgctctgtgtgtttctgaaaggctgccaCGGTTCCCAAAccggggttgctgctcgtacagcaccgggaggtgaggggtgtgcaggactgtggtgggcgaggcgatgggtgtgtcctctgcaggtgccccctgttaccaaaaactcggaataaagaatttatcgacaccaacagcagataagcagacacttctttattgacggccgagtgcgcaggggagtcgtctcaccgaGAGCGCACACCAAGCATCAAAACGATGCATCTTacgtagaacttactcatacacgTTCGTTAAgtattcatgcataaacatataatttcttggaaaccatccacatattcttctcctgtttctgattatgtgcagtgaaagctagaaatgtctagaaatgggtctggggtgtaatacagGTGGGTGGCCGCGATCTCCCCCCGCCGGAATtagcttctgcttaagttcacggtttcttggccggtactcgcaagctgttacagttggttttcctcggTTCCCATCAATCCTAGACCCTGACAGCtacatgcattcttctagttctatgtatgcattataaatcaggttataaATCAACCTGTGTTTGTTACCCAGGTTCCAAACGCTCCTACTGGTTAATTTTGACCAGTCACTCTGGCCTTGGTGCGGGGCCGCacagggattttagagtagcgttCGGTTGCTGgtacaaagtgcaataaatgtgaacaaataatttctactaaaataccccttaattctatgttcatattaaattaaacataatttaatttcagttgatagcaaattCAGTAacacccccagcctggtagaggtcgggggctgtggtggggaggggcctagagaatgtggggcgaagctgcacccccccaggcggcacgcctggggcctggaccaccccaggcctgtataatgagtaagctCTCGGACGTCatgttgctcaccttcagggatcatctgtgacgatgcagggccattgggttccagcagtgagcaccttacaggtcacagatggattttgtgctcgatggcggttttgctctgtgcaagatagcatgaaactggattgtctctctcgtcgctctagaaggcatctgacacctcagttacatttgcactactgaaatgactgaaggTGGCCTGTCATTTTTGACTGATGGTcaggttaggccatgggatgtggaagctcctccaggattagcccggcgtacataaacacaaaggggaggtgaacggggcctttaagaatagtaCTGATATATAAGGTATGgagtgtgttttcaaaatttaaagatttagtcggttttgtgcagtgatgaaccttgattctattcagtctgtatgtacttaaaaaaaccccttttctgatgaggttgccattctcatcaacaatgtatatggtgacaattactgaatagtcttggttaaaaccgctCCTCGTTCTAATcgctgttaaaaccttgtcttttcagggcagacagacatgtagctgtgaaaatagtaaaaaatgctcCTGGGTACTCCGAAGCAGCTTATGGAGAAGTGCACGTGCTACAACACTTAAGAACGCTGGATCCCAACAatacacagtgagtagacaagggcggctgtactttgttttggcttttaagatttctgtgacatcGCTTTCTGGGCCGTATGCCGTATGTATCTCAGCgttctaccacttctgttgcaattgatggattttcctgctcttgcagccactgcgtccagatgttggaatggtttgagcaCCATGGGCATGTCTGCatggtttttgagctgctggggctcagcacctttgacttcattagagggaattgcttcttgccattttcgctggagcacatcagacagatggcttatcagatctgcagatctgtgaactgtaagtatgtttctttttttttgctttatttgttagattttctttacagaatttgctaactgtgtgtgttaccttgcagttttgcacctgaacaagctgacacatacagatctgaagccaggaaatattttacttgtgaattcagaCTACAGAGAAGAATATAACCCcgaactggtaagttgctgtcctcttccctacCTCCCCCTCGGCTCCGGTCTGGGTTTACTTGGTCACTTGCACCCCCTTGTGTGTCATTTCAGGAATGCGAAGAACGGAGACTAAAAAATACGGACGTCAAAGTTGCGGACTTCGGGAACGCAACGTATGATTTCGATTATCACAGCcctttggtgtctacaagaccttacagagctcctgaagtgatcctaggtcagtagacatctgttcggctgctcttgagcgtaggactttctgcctgctacggaactgccacagctgtgtcgcctgtctcgagcgctcgagctgtggaagtgtttgcagtctgatacacacgtgaaccttctgcatcttttcacagcgctggggtggtcacagccatgcgatgtttggagcataggatgtatcctcataggatactaccttggatacgcggtatttcaggtaggtagctgtgaaactccaaaggatgcagcgtgtataatgctcctcagcttggtgaaaatatgctccagggaggtggggactaaggggaaaggtctgtgccagaaatgaagctgcatttctctggaatgccaacttgaagagaacagaagctgcaggcacaaaggaacgaacttcctcagcagaagagtgctccaagttgcttccagtaaacattgtggcagcagcttgatgggA belongs to Athene noctua chromosome 7, bAthNoc1.hap1.1, whole genome shotgun sequence and includes:
- the LOC141962406 gene encoding dual specificity protein kinase CLK4-like, which translates into the protein MLEWFEHHGHVCMVFELLGLSTFDFIRGNCFLPFSLEHIRQMAYQICRSVNFLHLNKLTHTDLKPGNILLVNSDYREEYNPELECEERRLKNTDVKVADFGNATYDFDYHSPLVSTRPYRAPEVILALGWSQPCDVWSIGCILIGYYLGYAVFQTNDDREHLAMMERVLGPLPRHMIEKSRKHEYFHHGRLDWDEHSSAGRYVSSWCNPLKEFMTCHNSDHRNLFDLIEKMLEYDPAERITLEEALKHPFFSPLKRQKRKLPPVAEKADADVTPKRQKKY